GGTGAATACATGACTAGACTCACTGCTGATATAATTTCAAGAACCGAATTTGATAGTAGCTATGAGAAAGGGAAACAGATTTTCCATCTCTTAACTGTTCTTCAAAGTCTCTGTGCTCAAGCAAGCAGGCACTTGTGCTTTCCTGGAAGTCGGTCAGTCTTAATAATTTTCTCAGaatgaataattttttctcTCCTTTTCTTATGATTCTATATATCTCTTATAGAAAGTGggtattgatttttatttttttttctcttttacgtggtctttttttatttttgatagatTCCATCTTTTTCTATAAGCTTTAATGCTGATTCTTTCTTGTCTGTCACTCTCTTTTACAGGTTTTTCCCGAGTAAATACAACAGAGAAATAAAATCATTGAAGATGGAGGTGGAGAGACTGCTAATGGAGATCATACAAAGCCGAAAAGACTGTGTGGAGATTGGTAGGAGCAGTTCTTATGGAAATGATTTGTTAGGAATGCTTCTGAATGAGATGCAGAAGAAGAGAGGAAATGGATCTTTCAGTTTGAACCTACAATTGATCATGGATGAATGCAAAACTTTCTTTTTTGCTGGACATGAAACTACAGCTCTCTTGCTCACTTGGACAGTCATGCTTCTTGCCAGTAATCCTTCGTGGCAAGAAAAGGTTCGAGCCGAAGTCAAGCAGGTCTGCAACGGCGAAACCCCCTCCGTTGACCATCTCCCCAAACTTACCTTGGTAAGcaagaatttctttttctcGGCAAAGATTGAAAAGGTTATTTGCTTTTCAGGATATAAATTAAAGGAAATAAGCTCAAGAACGCAATGATTATTCATTTAAAAGATTACTCTTATATATAATGAGTCAAAGCACTTTGGCATTGCTAGGAGTCAAAGCACTTGGCAaacattatttaataattaaattaatttatgtgtATATTTTGTTTTACAGCTTAATATGGTGATAAATGAATCACTGAGGCTGTATCCTCCAGCAACAGTGCTTCCTAGAAtggcttttgaagattttaagttgGGAGATCTTCACATACCAAAAGGGCTATCAATTTGGATTCCTGTTCTTGCAATTCATCATAGTGAAGAGTTATGGGGAAAAGATGCAAACGAGTTCAATCCTGATAGGTTTGCTTCCAAGTCATTTGCTCCAGGCAGACATTTCATCCCTTTTGCTGCTGGCCCCAGGAATTGTATTGGCCAAACTTTTGCTATGATGGAAGCTAAAATCATTTTGGCCATGTTGATTTCAAGGTTTAGCTTCACTATTTCAGACACTTATCGCCATGCTCCTGTCATTGTCCTGACAATAAAACCCAAGTATGGAGTTCAAATCTGTATGAAGCCCTTGAATCCATAGGACACATGTATTGAGGTGAAAGAGAGCTTGATCAGGGTTAAGTTTTTTGATAAAGATTGTCAGCATTTTCCTttccttgaattttttttttttttttttttttttctggtggGCCGGGGTTGTATTCTAGTCAACAGAGAGAGACATGGGAGGATGCTTTAAGAATAAGAAAACAAGTTAAGTTgtagttattaataaaatcaaagaagCATTGACAGTgattttgcttttagtttaaCAAGGAACTGAGCGTCATGAAAGGCTAAGATGCTCATGAAAAGATTAAAGAAACCAAAAGTTGAAGGGAGGTAAAGGGTTTCCTCTTGAATTAGTTTTGATTCTTTCATCTTTTCTCCCATTAGAAATTGAATTAACAAAGTGCTGTCAAcattgaaaagaaaatatagAGGGCAACTTGCAATATTTGATAAAAGGAGTAGGGTCAAGATCTTTTTCTCTGCCAACCCATTATATACATATACTTAAACCAGTCATTGATTCTGCTCTCCCCACTACTAAATTTCTCTTattgttttttctttcaaattctatttatttatttatttatttttcatataaaattgaCTATTGAATACTATATATTTTAGTATAATGACAAAAATGCTAAAAACAAAAGTCCAAATTTGCAAAATGCGCACCAATATATACGTGTGTGTTTGTTTTAACAGGAGAAAAAGCTGTGCCCAATTTTCACAAAGCCAGCCAGCCGTTGGtttgaaaatatgaaaaattgggGAGAAAAATGTAGGAAGAAAAGCTAAGGCACATAGCACAATCAAATAGCGGAAGTTTAAAAAACTCATGCCTTTTAAGAGTGCGATCATATCAGCACTATGCTTGAACGATGGCAATATTAAGATGTAGAATTGTGGTGGTACACGTGAAAGAGAAATTTATGAGTACGAAAGGAAAATTGGacccaaaa
This is a stretch of genomic DNA from Manihot esculenta cultivar AM560-2 chromosome 2, M.esculenta_v8, whole genome shotgun sequence. It encodes these proteins:
- the LOC110608521 gene encoding cytokinin hydroxylase, whose amino-acid sequence is MVILVLISLLIIFLSLFFKIAYDTISCYFLTPRRIKKIMEKQGVRGPKPRPLTGNILDVTSFVSLSTSKDMDSIHHDIVDRLLPHYVAWSKQYGRRFIYWNGIEPRMCLTETELIKELLTKYSIKAGKSWLQQQGSKHFIGGGLLMANGDSWYHQRHIVAPAFMGDRLKSYSAHMVECTKKMLQSLENAVESGETEFEIGEYMTRLTADIISRTEFDSSYEKGKQIFHLLTVLQSLCAQASRHLCFPGSRFFPSKYNREIKSLKMEVERLLMEIIQSRKDCVEIGRSSSYGNDLLGMLLNEMQKKRGNGSFSLNLQLIMDECKTFFFAGHETTALLLTWTVMLLASNPSWQEKVRAEVKQVCNGETPSVDHLPKLTLLNMVINESLRLYPPATVLPRMAFEDFKLGDLHIPKGLSIWIPVLAIHHSEELWGKDANEFNPDRFASKSFAPGRHFIPFAAGPRNCIGQTFAMMEAKIILAMLISRFSFTISDTYRHAPVIVLTIKPKYGVQICMKPLNP